A segment of the Acidobacteriota bacterium genome:
GCGGCCCCGATGGCCAAGAGATGGTGGTCGGCGAGGTGCTCGAGATCGCGGCCCCCCAGCGCCTGGTGGTGAGCTGGCAGTTCACCGCCGCCCATGACGAAAAGCGGACCTCCGATCCGCCGTCGCGGGTCACCTGGGAGATCGAGAGCGTCGGCAAGGAAGAGGAGGTCTGCCGCCTCACCCTGGTGCACGATGGCTTCGAGACGGAGACCCGAACTTTCCAGATGGTGGCGCGTGGTTGGGTGCCGATCCTGGATAGCCTGAAGAGCCTGTTGGAGACCGGTCGCGCCCTGCCGGCGGTGGCCGTGTGAGGACCTTCGAGAGTGTCGAATTCGAAATCCCATGAGACGTTTTCCTCGGATTCGACGCCTTGGTGGATCGAGGGACGTTGGCCCGAGCGTCCGTCGGCGTTTGTTCTGAATCCCAGACTCCCCCCATACGTCGACGGAGGGCCAGCGTCCCTCGAATTGCTTGGCCGGAGTTCCTGGCGGCGTGCCGCTGGTGGGTCTCCCGGCACTGCCCGGCGAGGCATCGCCGAACCGACGGTCGAGTGCAGGTCGCGATGAGGGTTGCGATCACGATTCGTCAGGCCGAGCCCCGGGAGGTGCCCTGGCTAGCGGAAATCGAGCGCCGAGCCGCCGTTCTTTTCGAGCCCTGGCGGGACCGCCTGGCCCTCGATGACGGCGAGCCGACGCCCCTCGAGGAACTGCGCGAGGCGCAGGCCCGCGGCCAGCTTTTCGTTGCCGAGAGCGACCAGGAAAAGGTCGTCGGCTGGTATCGCCTCGGCGTGATCGACGGCCACGGCCACCTCTACGAAATCGACGTTCTGCCGGAGCTCGGCGGCCGCGGAATCGGCCGTCGACTGGTCGAGCACTCTCTCGAGGTTGCTCGCCAGCGTGGGCATCGCACCGTCACCCTGACCACGTTTCGCGACGTCCCCTGGAATCGGCCCTTTTACGAGCGCCTCGGTTTCGTCCTGACGACCGCAGACGGTCCCGAGATGAAGGCAATCCTCGCCGAAGAAGCCTCCTGGGGATTCGACCCGACCCAGCGTTGCGTCATGGAGAGGATCCTCTGAGAACCGCCGTCGGCGGGGCCTCGGGCCGTTCGCTGAAAAAAATGCAATCGCGATGAGACATTGTGCGCAGTTCTTCCGCCTTTTAGATCGGAAGGGTCGTGCACCGGTTGTCAGGGTGCCGACCTCGCCAGAATTCGCTGAGTCGTGGTTCTGCCACGCCTTGCGAGGTTCGAAGTGGGAGGGATCGCCTCGTCCTGAGGCCGATTCTCCCGAGCGCTTTTGTCCCGAGGTCCCGGTTCCTGTTGGCAACCAACGATCGGAGACCTCGGGCCCTTTTTTTCTCCACAACGTCTTTCGAAGAAGGGCTCTCCGCGAATCGTCGTGCTTGGCGGTCGCAGCGCGATTTTCTATGCTCGGTATCTGAAGATCGCCCCGGGCGGTCGGTGACCGTCTCGGGGCTGTACGCGATCATTCCTTCGGAAGGAGAGGGAGCCGATGGCCGACGCACCGCAGTCTCTATCCAAACACCGGCGCTATGTGCCGGGGTACCACTTCGTCACCTTTGGTGTCCTGTTGATCCTGCTCTTCTGGCAGGGCTATCGGCTGTTCCGGGCACCGGGCTTCGAAACCGTGCTCGGGGTCCTGGTGGCGGCGGCCTTGATCGGCTCGTTGCTCTATGCGCGGGTCTTCGCCCTCGGTGCTCAGGATCGCGTCATTCGGCTCGAAGAGCGCCTTCGGCTGGAGCGCCTGACCCCCGCCGGTCATGGTCTCGAAGGTCGCATCGACGAGCTGACGCCACGCCAGGCAGTGGGCCTGCGCTTCGCCTCCGACGAGGAGGTCGTGGACCTCGCCCTGAGGACCCTCGACGAAGGCCTCGGCACCGAGCAGATCAAGAAGCGCATCAAGACCTGGCGACCGGACCACTTTCGGATCTAGAGCGAGGGCGACAATGAAACTGTCTCGAGTTGCGTATGGCGCTGGCGCCTGGCTCTACGGTGCGACCGGTGCGATCCACTTGTGGGCTCATCTCGGCAGCTCCGCTCGGGTTCCGACCGACCCCGACGAAGTCGAGCTGCTGCGCTTGGCGACAACCTTCCAGCGCGACATGGGGCAGGGTTTCGAGCGCAGCCTGATGGATTTCTTCAACGGCTTCAGCGTTTCGCTGACGATCCTCTGCCTCGCGCTCTGGGGACTCAATCTGATTCTGCTGCATCGTACCGAGGGCTCTTTGCGGGGCCCTGCTCTGTTCAACGGTGCCGTCGGCGTGGCGATGATCGCCCTCAGCTGGAGCTATTTCTTCGTGCCGCCGATCACCCTCTTCGGCCTGGTGACCGCCGCTTTCCTGGTGGCGGCGGCGGGAGGGCGATGACCGCCGAGTCCAAGATCGGGCGCCGCCTCGGGCTGGTGGTGGTGGGCTTGCTCAGCCCGCTGTTGGTCTTGGCTCTGCTCGAGGGGGTGCTGGTTCTGGCCGGGGTGGGAGAAGCGCCCCTCGGAGAGGATCCTCTGGTCGGTTTCGCCCCCGGCAGCGATCTGTTCGTTGCCGCCACCGCCGACGACGGTCGCGACATCTGGCGCACCAACCCGCGCAAGCTGACCTTCTTCAATCCACAAGAGTTCGACCGCCCGAAGGCCACCGGCACCTATCGGGTGTTCACCCTCGGTGGGTCGACCACGGCCGGTCGCCCATACGATCATCGGGTCGCCTTCGGAGCCTGGCTCGGTCACTATCTCGCGGCGGCGGCGCCGGAGCGCCGCTTCGAGGTGATCAACGCCGGCGCCATCTCCTATGCCAGCTATCGCGTCGCGTTGCTGATGCAGGAGCTAGAGCGCTATCAACCGGACCTGTTCGTCCTCTACACCGGCCACAACGAGTTTCTCGAGGAACGCAGCTACGGCGAGCTCAAGGCCGGCAACCGTGCCCTCCAAGGGGCACGGGCCTGGCTGGCGCGGCGGCGCTTCGCCAGCCTGCTGCGGCCGGCCCAGGGCGACGACGCGGAGCGGGTCACCCTGGGGGCCGAGGTCGAGACCAAGCTCGATGGCTGGACCGGTCTCGAGCGCTACCGGCGGGACGATGCCCTCGAGGCGTCGGTGGTCGAGCACTTCGACCTCAACCTCGACCGCATCATCGCCATCGCCCGGCGCGCCGGGGCAGACATCGTGGTGGTCGATCCGATCGCCAACGTCAAAGACTTCTCGCCCTTCAAGGCCGAGCCCGGCGAAGGCCTCGCGCCGTCCGCTCGACAGCGTTTCGATGAGCTTCTGGGGCGCGCCGGAGCAGCTTTGGCCGAGGGACGCAGCGGTGAAGCCCGGTCGCTTTTGGAGGATGCGGTAGGGCTCGACGAGCGACACGCAGAGGGTTGGTTCCTCTTCGGGCAGGCGCTCTTCGCCGAAGGGGACCACGAGGCGGCCCGCGCCGCGCTGCTCAAGGCCAAGGACGAGGACGTGGCTCCGCTGCGCGCTCTCGAGAGCATCCACCAGCGGTTGGCGGCGGCGGCGGAGCGCAACGGAGTGCCTTGGATTCCCCTGCGGGAGATGATCGAGACGGAAAGCCGCGAGCGCTTCGGGCACGATCTGCTGGGTGACGAGTTCCTACAGGACCACGTTCATCCGGCGCTGGCCGTGCACCGTCGCCTGGCGGCAGAGATCCTCGACTGGCTGGTGCGGGAAGGGCAGGTGGCGGCGGCCTTGCCGGTGGCGCGGCGGGCCGAGATCGACGCCGCGGTGATGGCGGATATCGACCGCAGCTACTATGCCCAACGCGATCTCAATCTGGCCAAGGTGCTGGGGTGGGCAGGCAAGCTGCGCGAGGCCGAGGCGCCGCTGCTTCGTGCCGCCGAGATCCTGCCGGATGATCCCGAGCTGTTGCTCAATCTCGGCATCCTCTACCAGAAGACGGGACGGCCGGCCCTCGCCGTGGAACGTCTCGAGCGGGCCACTGACATCGCTCCGGAGCGTGCCGAAGGCTGGTTCAACCTCGGGGTGGCGCAGGCTCGACTGGGACGGCGCGATGCCGCCATCGCGGCTCTCGAAACGGCCCTCGATCGACGACCGGATTACGGCGAGGCGCGCCAGAATCTAGGCGTCCTGCTGCGCGAGGCGGGGCGCTTCGAGGAGTCCGAAGCGGCGCTGCAGGAGGTGCTCGCGGATCGTCCCGAGAGTGCCGAGGTCTACCGCAGTTTGGCTCTGACCCATCGGCGGGCGGGGCGCTGGGGAGAGTCCGAAGCGGCCCTTCGCAAAGCCCTCGCCCTCGATCCCTCGGCGCCCGGATTGCGCGCCGACCTGGCCGTCACCCTGCTCCAGCAGGGGCGCCTCGAGGAGGCCGAAGGCGAGCTCAACCGAGCTCTGGCGGTGGATCCCGAAGATGCCGAGGCCTGGTACAACCGTGGCGTGATGCGCGCCCGGCAGGGGGATCCGGAGGGGGCCCTCGAGGCCTACGAGCGGACCCTCGGGGTCGATCCGCGGCACGTCGGTGCGCTCAACAACCTGGGAATCGCCTTCGGTCGTCGCGGCGAGCTGCAGCGTGCCAGCGAGCTTCTGGTGGCGGCAATCGATGCCGATCCGGCCTTCGCCGACTCCTACTTCAATCTCGCCATCGTCTACGACCAGGCGGGCGCTCCGCAGGAGGCCCTGCGCGCCCTGCGGCGGGCGGCCGAGCTCGATCCCGAGGAGGAGCGCTATCGCCAGGTGCTCGACCAGTTCCTCGCCAACCGCGGCGGGGAGTAGGAGCTGCAGCGCGCACCAGGGGTTTTGCTTTCATGAAAATGTGAGTATATAGAAATATTATTTAATATCGGCTATGGTCGCTGCGCGCCTGCAATCCCGCAGGGCTTCATGAAGAGGAGCTGACGCATGAACCGATGGTCGATGGTCCTGGTAACGCTGATCTGCCTTGCTCTCGCCACCGCTGGACTGACGGCGGCGCCGGCGTCCGAGGAAAAAGAAGCCGAGAAGATCGACTTCTCGGAGCTGCTCGTCAAGCAGTCGAGTGAAGACCAGCGCCTGAACTATCCGAGCTGCTTCGCCATGAACGGTCGCTCCTGTCCGGTCGCCGGCTCGACGCAGCTCTGTCTGCTGGCACCCTTCGAGCCCGAGATCTGTGTCTGTGGCACTCACGGCGGCTCGACCCTGACCCTGCGCTGCCTCTGGTATTAGGAAACGCTGAAAGGCGCGCTTTGGGCTCCTAGACCTTCAGCCCTTCGAGTCCCTGGCGGAGCCACTCCGGCAGGGGCTTCTTGCGATAGGCCGCCAGGTCCATCCACACAGTGACCACGCGACCCTCGGCGGCGATCTCGTCGCCCTGGTGGTAGAGCCGGAAGCGCCAGGTGACGGAGGTTTTCCCGAGATCGAGGACGCGGGCTTCGGCCTCGATGACGTCGCCGTAGGCCAGGGGGCGGCGGTAGTCGACCTCCAGGCGAACCGCTGGCAGCCCGACCTGGCGCTGGTTGATCAGCTCCGGATAGGGCACGCCGAGGGCCGCCCCGAAGACCTCTTCCATGGCGACATGGAAGTAGTGCGGGATGCGTGGGTAGTAGACGATGCCGGCGCTGTCGACGTCGGCGAAGCGCACCGTCAGCCGACTGCGGAAGGTCATTCGGCGATCGGCTCGGCGACCAGCGGGGCCTTGGAAGCTTCTTCCTCCGGCAGGGATTCGCGCCGCGGCCCCATCGGTGACAGGGGGCGCAGCTTGCGCCGCCGGCTGGCTCTGGGCGGGGTCGCCCGCCCGAGGACGTACTGGCCGGGCCAGGGGTGATCCCACAGCTCATAGTGCTCGGCGGCGTGGAGCGTGAGATAGGGGTTGTGGAGGTGTGGTCGCGCCATCAGCGCGAGGTCGGCGCGGCCGGCGGCGAGCACCGTGTTGGCGTGATCGGCCCCCTGGAGGGCACCGACGGCCATCACCGGGAGATCGGTCTCGAAGCGCGCCTTCTCGGCGAAGGGCACCTGGTACATGCGGCCGTACTCGGGCAGGGACTCGGGGGAGTTTCCCGCCGACGAGACGTCGAGAATGTCGCAGCCGGCGGCGCTCAAGCGGCGCGCGATGGCTACCGTTTCGTCCGGCGTCGTGCCGCTGCCGTCGTCCATCCAGTCGCTCGCCGAGACCCGCACCGCCAGCACCTTGGGCCAGACGGCGCGCACCGCCCGCAGCACCTCGAGGGGATAGCGGATGCGATTCTCGAGGCTGCCGCCATACTCGTCCCGGCGCTGATTG
Coding sequences within it:
- a CDS encoding GNAT family N-acetyltransferase — translated: MRVAITIRQAEPREVPWLAEIERRAAVLFEPWRDRLALDDGEPTPLEELREAQARGQLFVAESDQEKVVGWYRLGVIDGHGHLYEIDVLPELGGRGIGRRLVEHSLEVARQRGHRTVTLTTFRDVPWNRPFYERLGFVLTTADGPEMKAILAEEASWGFDPTQRCVMERIL
- a CDS encoding DUF6526 family protein, translated to MADAPQSLSKHRRYVPGYHFVTFGVLLILLFWQGYRLFRAPGFETVLGVLVAAALIGSLLYARVFALGAQDRVIRLEERLRLERLTPAGHGLEGRIDELTPRQAVGLRFASDEEVVDLALRTLDEGLGTEQIKKRIKTWRPDHFRI
- a CDS encoding tetratricopeptide repeat protein; protein product: MTAESKIGRRLGLVVVGLLSPLLVLALLEGVLVLAGVGEAPLGEDPLVGFAPGSDLFVAATADDGRDIWRTNPRKLTFFNPQEFDRPKATGTYRVFTLGGSTTAGRPYDHRVAFGAWLGHYLAAAAPERRFEVINAGAISYASYRVALLMQELERYQPDLFVLYTGHNEFLEERSYGELKAGNRALQGARAWLARRRFASLLRPAQGDDAERVTLGAEVETKLDGWTGLERYRRDDALEASVVEHFDLNLDRIIAIARRAGADIVVVDPIANVKDFSPFKAEPGEGLAPSARQRFDELLGRAGAALAEGRSGEARSLLEDAVGLDERHAEGWFLFGQALFAEGDHEAARAALLKAKDEDVAPLRALESIHQRLAAAAERNGVPWIPLREMIETESRERFGHDLLGDEFLQDHVHPALAVHRRLAAEILDWLVREGQVAAALPVARRAEIDAAVMADIDRSYYAQRDLNLAKVLGWAGKLREAEAPLLRAAEILPDDPELLLNLGILYQKTGRPALAVERLERATDIAPERAEGWFNLGVAQARLGRRDAAIAALETALDRRPDYGEARQNLGVLLREAGRFEESEAALQEVLADRPESAEVYRSLALTHRRAGRWGESEAALRKALALDPSAPGLRADLAVTLLQQGRLEEAEGELNRALAVDPEDAEAWYNRGVMRARQGDPEGALEAYERTLGVDPRHVGALNNLGIAFGRRGELQRASELLVAAIDADPAFADSYFNLAIVYDQAGAPQEALRALRRAAELDPEEERYRQVLDQFLANRGGE
- a CDS encoding thioesterase family protein is translated as MTFRSRLTVRFADVDSAGIVYYPRIPHYFHVAMEEVFGAALGVPYPELINQRQVGLPAVRLEVDYRRPLAYGDVIEAEARVLDLGKTSVTWRFRLYHQGDEIAAEGRVVTVWMDLAAYRKKPLPEWLRQGLEGLKV